The nucleotide window CCTGCTCGTGCCAAACGGCACGAATCCGTATTTCGCCGAGCTTGCGCGCGGCGTCGAGGACGCCTGCGCGCGCAAGGGCTACTGCGTGTTCTTCTGCAACTCCGACGACGACCCGGCCAAGCAGCGCAGCTATCTGCGCGTGCTGCAGGAAAAGCGCATCGACGGCCTCATCGTCGCCTCGGCGGGCGACGACGCCGTGCTGGCTTCGACGCTTGCCGACACCCGCGAGCCGATCGTCGTCATCGACCGCAACATCGAGGGGCTCGACGCCGATCTCGTGCAGATCGATCACGAGCGCGGCGCCTGGCTCGCCACACGGCATCTGCTCGAACTCGGGCATTCGCGCATCGGCTGCATCACCGGGCCGGTCACGACTGCAGTGAGCGCGATGCGTATGCACGGCTTCCTGCGCGCCATGTCGGAGCGCGGCGTAGAGATCGCGCCGGGTGCGATCGTCGAAAGCGACTTTTCCGGTGCGGGCGGCTACCGCGCGGCGGCGCAACTGTTCGACAGCGTGCGGCCGACCGCGATCTTCGCCGGCAACGACATGATGGGCATCGGCGCCTTGCGCGCGGCCGCCGAGCGCGGGTTGCGCGTGCCGGGCGACTGTTCGATCATCGGCTTCGACGATATCGAGCTTGGCAACTTCACGTGGCCCGCGCTCTCGACCGTCGGACAGCCGGCGCGCGCGCTCGGCGACATGGCGGCGCTCACGCTGATCGAGCGCATCGCGAACACGCGCGAAGAAGGCGCTCAGGCGCGACGCCGTGTGATGCCGCCCACGCTCTTTGCCCGCGAATCGACAGGGCCTCTGGTCGGCGCGGGGGAATACGCGCCGCTCGCGGCCTGAGGGGCAGCCGCACCTGAGACGCGCAGGCCACCATCAAGGAGGCATCGTGACGACTGACGCAGCAAAGCCGACCGGCGCGCGCGCTCGCGTGGCTGTGGTCGGCAGCCTGAATATGGATCTCGTCGCGCGTGCGCCGCGCCTGCCGGCTCCCGGCGAGACGCTTGCGGGTAGTGCGTTTGCGCAGGTGGCGGGCGGCAAGGGCGGTAATCAGGCGGTGGCCGCGGCGCGCCTGGGCGCCCAGGTCGCAATGATCGGCCAGGTAGGCGCCGACAGCAACGGTGAAGTACTGCGCGCGGGCCTGGTGGCAGAAGGAATCGACTGCGGCGCACTCGAAACGTCGCCGGGCGCGCCGACTGGCGTGGCGCTGATCATCGTCGACGACGCGAGCCAGAACGCCATCGTCATCGTGGCTGGCAGCAACGGCGAAGTCACGCCCGATACGATCGCGCGCCACGAGGCCGTGCTCGCGCAGGCTGACGTCGTGGTTTGCCAGCTCGAGACGCCCACGGACGCCGTGGCGGCTGCGCTCGCCGCCGCACGGCGGCTCGGCAAGGTCACCATCCTCAATCCAGCGCCCGCTACTGGGCCGCTGCCGGCGCAGTGGCTTGCGCTCATCGACTACCTCGTGCCGAACGAACTGGAGGCCGCGACGCTCACCGGCTTGCCCGCGAGCACGCCCGAAGAGGCCGCGCAGGCGGCGTTGGCACTGCGGGAGGCGGGCGCGCGCAACGTGCTGGTGACGCTCGGTGCGCAGGGCGTCTGCGCGCTGCTGGATGGCGCCGCGCCAGCTCATCTGCCCGCGCCGCGCGTGAATGCCGTGGATACGACGGCGGCAGGCGACACCTTCATCGGCGCGTTGGCCGCGCGCCTTGCCGCCGGCGCGCCTGCGCTCGAATCCATTGCGTTCGCGCTGCACGCGGCTTCCGTTTCTGTCACCCGAGCGGGCGCGCAACCTTCCATTCCGACGCTCGCCGAACTCGCCGGCTGAGCGAATTGGCACGTCTTGCAGACATGGCCGGCCGAAGCGCTGGTCATTCGTCCCGCGCATGAATGCTTTTCTCCAATACTTCATACCATATACATATTTCAAGACCAGGAAAGCCCGTGCCGTAAACGCCTGTTAGAGCGGCAACTCTACGTCGGGCGCTGGGCCCGACCACACTACAAGCGTTGGGGGAGTCATGGGCAAGGGCATCAGCATCAAGGCGCGCATCGGCATCACAATGGGCTTTCTGGCGACGTTGATTGTCGCGATCAGCGCGGTCGGATTGCTCGGTCTCACGCGTTCGAACGACGCGTATCGCGAGACCTTCACCGACCAGATGCCTAGTTCGCACGCGGTCAACCTCGCCGAGATCTATGCGGCGCGCGAGCGTCTCGCGCTCGACCGGGCCGCCTTCGAACTGGGTACGCCCGACGCCGCCGCAACGATCGAACGTGCGCACATGCTGCGCGGCGTATCGGACGACTTCTGGAAGAAGTACATGGCCTTGCAGCATGACAGCGAGGAAGCGCGCCTCGCTCAGGACGTCGCTGCGCGGCGCGAGGCGCTGCACCAGATTGCGGACCAGTTCTCTGTCACCGTCCAGTCGGGCGATCAGGCGAAGGTCACGGCTGGCGCCAAGGCGCTCAAGGAAGCCTACGACGGGCTCTCGAAGGCCGACGCCGTGCTCGACAAGTTCCAGATGACGCAGGCGCAGCAGGGTTTCGACGACGCACAGGCCGCGTTCTCGCAACTGCGCATCGCGTGTATTGCGGCGCTCCTGGTGGGCATCGGCGCTGCCGCGTATTCGTTCTTCTCGCTGCGCCGCGCCATTGCCGAGCCACTCGGCGAGGCGCTCGGCGCCTTCCATGCGATTGCCGCTGGCGACCTGCGCCGGCCCGTGGTCGTGCGCCGCAACGACGAAATGGGCGAACTGCTGGGCGGTGTCGCGCAGATGCAGCGCAGCCTCACCGAAACGGTGCGCTCGGTACGCTCTGGCACCGAATCAATCGCCACGGCCACGCGCGAGATTGCCGCCGGTAATCTCGACCTCTCGTCGCGCACCGAAGAGCAGGCCTCGGCGCTCCAGGAGACGGCCTCGAGCATGGAACAGCTCACGGGCACCGTGAAGCAGAACGCCGACAACGCCCGCCAGGCCAGCGCACTCGCCGCCAACGCCTCGGAAATCGCCAACAAGGGCAGTTCGGTCGTCAATCAGGTGGTCGGCACAATGGGCGATATCAATGACAGTTCCGCGAAGATCGCCGACATCATTACGATCATTGAGGGCATCGCGTTCCAGACGAACATTCTTGCGCTCAACGCGGCAGTCGAAGCGGCCCGCGCGGGCGAGGAGGGGCGCGGCTTCGCCGTGGTGGCGGGCGAGGTGCGCAGCCTTGCACAGCGCTCGTCGGCGGCGGCCAAGGAGATCAAGGGGCTCATCGACACGTCGGTGGAGCGCGTGCAGGCGGGCTCGGCGCTCGTCGACGAGGCTGGACACACGATGACCGAGATCATCGCCGCGGTGCAGCGCGTGACCGACATCATGGGTGAGATCGCGGCGGCCTCGCAGGAGCAGTCGGGCGGCATCGACCAGGTCGCGCGCGCTGTGACGCAGATGGACGAGGCGACCCAGCAGAATGCGGCGCTCGTCGAGGAGGCGGCGGCCGCAGCGCAATCGCTCGAGGACCAGGCGGGGCGCCTGCGCGAGGCCGTCGCGGTGTTCAGCCTCGACGACGCAGCGCTTGGGGCGCCGCCGGCGCAGACAGCTCGCTCCGTTGCCAGGACGGCTTCTGTCTCACGCTCGGTTGCGCGCCCCGCATCGGCCGGCGGTGCGTCTGCCGCCCCGGCAAAGCGCGCGCCGCGTAGCACTCCGGCTGCCGCCCAACCGGCCGCGCGGCCCGCTGCCGCCCCGAGCGCACCCGTGAGCGCGGTGGCATCGGGCACGGGTTCGAACGGCGACTGGGAGACCTTCTGACGCTGTTCTTATGAGGAACGAGGGCTTTCCCCGCACCCGAAAACCAGCCGCTGCGCCGCAGCGGCTTTTTTTTACGCCTTTGACCCCGATGTGCGGCCCCGCCGTGCGCCATATGGGCGCCGTTACGGTACATTGTCAGCCGTGTCATCTGCGCGGCCCGGTCGGCGCGCTACACTTCGGCGCCCAGCGGTGCCCACGAGCGGCATGACGTTGCACGGGGCGGTTCAGCCCGCGCACATGCACAAGGCGAACTGCACGGGGTGGTGCCGCAAGGCAAGGTACCCGCGCCGCAGGGCAAGGGAGGGCGCACGGCGCCAGGCAGGACGGATTGCGCCGGCATCGAGCGCCGGCGCCGCATGACAGCACAAACAAGGAACCAGACATGACGCATGACGATCTCGCGCAACGCCTCGTGAATGCGCGCCGGCATCATCATCTGATCGAAACCCTGGAGCCCGAGCGCGTGCCGCCGGACGCGGCCACGGCCTATGCGATCCAGCAGGCGGTGCTCGCCGGGCTCGAAACGACGACGGGCGGCTGGAAGGTGGGCGCGCGCGCGCCGGGCAGCCCCGCTTCCGGCGCGCCGATCCCGGCGCCGCTCGTGCACGCCTCGCCGGCGCGCTTCGAGCGTCGCCACTTCTTTCGCGTGCTCGTGGAGCTGGAGATCGCGTTTCGTTTTTCGGAACCGATCGTCCCGCGCGCCGAAGCCTATGCACGCGATGAGGTGCTTGCGCGCGTGGGCCAGATCCTCCCGGCCATTGAGATCGTCGATAGCCGTTTCGCGCAATGGCCCAACGTCGCGCCGCTCGCCCAGCTCGCCGATGCGCAGAACAATGGCGCACTCGTGACCGGCCACGCGCTACCGTACTCCGCGCTTGCCCGCGTGCTCGATTTCGTCGCCCCCGAGCTTGAACTGACGTTCGACGGCGCCTCGCTCGTGCCGGAGGCGCCAGGAAACCCCGCTGGCGATCCGCGCGAACTGCTCGTCTGGTTCGTCAATCATTGCGCCGCAATGGGCATCACGATCGAGCCCGATTGGACCATTACGACCGGCACCTATGTCGGTGCGCACCGCATCGATGCACCGGGCCTCCTGCACGGCCACATCGACGGGTTAGGGGAAGTCGAAGTCGAATTTGTCTAGGTCGCGCAAGTGTGCGCGATGTAACAATCGTACCTGTCACATTTGCTCTAACGAACAGCCGCCGCGCGCATTGCACGGCGGCTTTATTTTTTTGTACGCATTGCGCGTCTCATGGGTGTAAACCTGGCAGCCTGTCACGCGCGCCATCTTCATCGCGCGTGTGCGCGTCGTTCGATTCCAGCGGGAAAGCCACTACTGCCAACAGGGCCTGTCAACGCCGGCTCACATCCGCGCAAGAATGCGCGGCAGGTCACCGACACTGGCGAAATCGACGCGTAAAACGGGAAAAAAATCGCATTGACGCGTGCTCACAACAACCGCGTGGCAGTGCGCAATATGAGCGCGCCATGTGGGCCCGCGAACAAATCGTAACGAGTGGGTGTGCACCGGCGTTGCATTGGTGCGTTTGATGAAGAGGCACTGCGTATGCCGTAGCGCCGGACAGGCTGGACGACAAGGCGAAAAGCGGTCGAAGTTCAGGTGAATGACGTATTGCTGCGACTGCTCGGCCCGGGGGATTTGGGCAACATGCGGGCACAGCGTTTGAGAGGGAGCGTGACCCCGGTCTGAAATTTGCACCAGTGGGGAAGATCATTGTAAGTCGTTGTCCGGCGCCCTCCAAGCGCTCAATAATGCTTAGCTTTCGAGGGCACATCCGGCGCGATTTAACGGTGCGAAAAATTTCAAAAGGGTTTAGGATGAATTTGAGCGATGTCGTTTCCGAATAGCGCGCCGCGCACGACATCGGTCGCAGATCTCGGCGAGGAGGTAGCATGGATATCTACAGCAGCTTCGCGACCCGCTTCGAAAAAACGCGAGAGGAGGAGTTCTCGCTCGAGGAGTATCTCGCGCTCTGCAAGGAAGATCCCAATGCGTACGCCACGGCTGGCGAACGTATGCTGACGGCAATCGGCGAACCCGAACAGATCGACACCCGCAACGATCCGCGCCTGTCGCGCATCTTTGCGAACAAGGTCATCAAGGTGTATCCCGCATTCCGCGAGTTCTATGGCATGGAAGACGTGATCGAGCAGGTCGTCGCGTACTTCCGCCATGCGGCGCAAGGACTCGAAGAGAAGAAGCAGATTCTCTATCTGCTCGGTCCGGTGGGCGGCGGCAAGTCCTCCATTGCCGAGCGTCTGAAGCAGCTCATGGAGCGCGTGCCGTTTTACTCGATCAAGGGCTCGCCCGTGAACGAATCTCCGCTAGGGCTTTTCGACTACGACGAAGACGGTCCGATACTCGAAGAGCAATACGGCATACCTCGCCGTTACCTGCGGAGCATCTTGAGCCCATGGGCGGTGAAGCGCCTGCACGAATATAACGGCGACATCCGCAAGTTCCGCGTGGTGCGCCGCTTCCCCTCCATCCTGCGCCAGATCGGCATTGCGAAGACCGAGCCTGGTGACGAGAACAATCAGGACATCTCGTCGCTCGTCGGCAAGGTGGACATCCGCAAGCTCGAGCAATACGCACAGGATGACGCAGACGCGTACAGCTACTCCGGCGGCCTGTGTCTCGCGAATCAGGGCTTGCTCGAATTCGTCGAAATGTTCAAGGCGCCGATCAAGGTGCTGCACCCGCTGCTCACGGCCACCCAGGAAGGCAACTTCAAGGGCACCGAAGGATTCGGCGCGATACCGTTCAACGGCATCATCCTCGCGCACTCGAACGAGTCGGAGTGGAAGGCATTTCGCAACAACCGCAACAACGAGGCGCTGCTCGATCGTATCTTCGTGGTGAAGGTGCCTTACTGCCTGCGCTACTCGGAAGAGATGAAGATCTACGAGAAGCTCCTGCGCAATTCGTCGCTCGCCGAGGCCGTGTGCGCGCCGGGCACGCTGAAGATGATGGCGCAGATGTCGGTGCTCACGCGCTTGCAGGAGCCGGAGAACTCCAGCCTCTTCTCGAAGATGCAGGTGTACGACGGAGAAAACCTCAAGGACACCGATCCAAAAGCGAAGTCGTACCAGGAGTACCGCGATTTCGCAGGCGTCGACGAAGGCATGAACGGTGTGTCCACGCGCTTCGCGTTCAAGATCCTCTCGCGGGTGTTCAACTTCGACTCGACCGAAGTGGCCGCGAATCCGGTGCACCTCATGTACGTGCTCGAACAGCAGATCGAGCGCGAGCAGTTCCCGCCTGAAACCGAGCAGAAGTACCTGTCTTTCGTGAAGGACGTGCTGGCCTCGCGTTACGCGGAGTTCATCGGCAAGGAGATTCAGACCGCTTACCTCGAGTCGTATTCCGAATACGGGCAGAACATCTTCGACCGCTATGTCACGTACGCCGACTTCTGGATTCAGGATCAGGAGTTCCGCGATCACGACACGGGCGAGAGCTTTGACCGCGCGGCGTTGAACGCCGAGCTGGAGAAGATTGAGAAGCCAGCTGGCATCAGCAACCCGAAGGACTTCCGCAATGAAATCGTGAACTTCGTGCTGCGTGCGCGTGCTGCCAATGCCGGCAAGAACCCGGCGTGGATCAGCTATGAAAAGCTGCGCGTGGTGATCGAAAAGAAAATGTTTTCGAACACGGAAGAACTTTTGCCGGTCATCTCGTTCAATGCGAAAGGATCGGCGGAAGAGCAGCGCAAGCACGAAGACTTCGTCAATCGCATGGTGGCGAAGGGCTATACGCCGAAGCAGGTCCGGTTGCTCTGCGACTGGTATCTGCGGGTGCGCAAGTCGTCGTGAACGAGGAGGCTTTACCGTCCGAGCGCGCCGCCGCGATTTTGCGGCGGCGCAAAAGGACCCCCGGCGGGGCGCAGGCGGCGTGGCCATGAGCGGGTGAACGCGGCACGCACGGTGGCAGACGCGGCATTGAACACTGCGCACCTCGCCCATTCGCAACTGGAGCGGGAGACTGGATGTGCTTCATCAAATCATCGACCGCAGGCTAGCCGGAAAGAACAAGAGCATTGCTAATCGCGAGCGCTTTTTGCGCCGCGTGAAGAACTATATTCGTCACGCCGTTTCGGAAGCGGTGCGTGACCGCAGCATCAAAGACATTCAGAGCAACCAGAGCATCACCATTCCGCGCAAGGACATTGCCGAGCCGTCGTTCCGGCACGGCCCCGGCGGCAAGCGCGAAATGGTTCACCCTGGCAACGAGGACTACATTCGCGGCGACCGCATTCCGCGGCCGCAGGGCGGCGGGGGCGGTGGCGGCAGCCAGGCGAGCAACGAGGGCGAAGGTCAGGATGACTTCGTGTTCGAACTCTCGCGCGAAGAATTCATGCAGTACTTCTTCGACGACCTCGAACTGCCGCGCCTCGTCAAAACCCATCTCATGGCGGTGCCTACGTGGAAAAGCATCCGCGCAGGCTGGGCTGCCGAGGGCACGCCAAACAACATCGACGTCGTACGGTCGCTGCGCAGTGCGCTCGGCAGGCGCATCGCGCTCGGTGCGCCGCTCGTCAACGAACTGCATGAACTCGAAGAGCAGCTCGAAACGCTCAAGGCCGACCCAGCCGACCGGCGCGAAGAGATCGCATTGCTCGAAGAGCAGATTCATCACCTGCGCGGACGCATCTGGCGCATTCCGTTCATCGACCCATTCGATCTGCGTTACGTGAATCGCGTGAAGCAGCCACAACCGTCGAGCCAGGCCGTGATGTTCTGCCTCATGGACGTGTCGGGCTCGATGGACGAGCAGCGCAAGGACTTGTCCAAGCGCTTCTTCATCCTGCTGTACCTGTTCCTCAAGCGCAATTACGAAAAAATCGAGGTGGTCTTCATTCGCCACCACACGCGCGCCGAGGAAGTGGATGAGGACACCTTCTTTCATTCCACCGAAAGCGGCGGCACGGTTGTGTCGAGCGCGCTGGAGCTGATGAAAAAAGTGATCGAGGACCGTTATTCGCCAAGCGACTGGAACATCTATGGCGCACAGGCTTCGGACGGCGACAATTGGACTGACGATTCACCCAAATGCCGCAAAATCCTTGCGGATGACATACTGCCTCAGGTGCGCTATTTTGCGTATATTCAGGTGACGCCGGAGGAGCAGAACCTCTGGCTTGAATACGCGCAGCTCGCACTCACCGAACCGCATCTGGCGATGAAAAAAGTCGACACCGCGGCGGACATTTACCCGGTGTTCCGGGAGCTTTTCGAAAAGCAGGTGGAACACTCATGACGACACGCCACCTGCACAATGAGGCGCGCGGCTACCAGCCGGAGCGCCGGAAGACGAGCGGCCACGAAAAGGGGCATCATGGCGAACACGATGGCGAGCGCAAGCCCGATCATCGCGAAGACGCCGAAGCGCCCGGACATGCCGCCGGGGCTGCTCGCCACAAGGAGCATGGGCTCGCCCAGCAAAGGGAAGTGCAAATGAACGTAGCCGACAAACGGCCGTTGCCGTGCCCCTCCGACTGGACCTTCGAACTCATCGAGGAGTACGACACACATATCTCGCATGTTGCAGAGCAATACGAACTGGACGTCTACCCAATCCAGCTCGAATTGATCAGCGCCGAGCAGATGATGGACGCCTATGCGTCCGTCGGCATGCCGGTGAACTATCGCCACTGGTCGTTCGGCAAGCACTTTCTCTCGACCGAAAAGAGCTATCGCCGCGGCCAGATGGGTCTCGCATACGAGATCGTCATCAACTCCAATCCCTGCATTGCGTATCTCATGGAAGAGAACACCATGACGATGCAGGCGCTCGTGATCGCGCACGCCGCGTACGGGCACAACTCATTCTTCAAGGGCAACTATCTGTTCCGGTTGTGGACGGATGCGCACGCCATTATCGACTACCTCGTCTATGCGAAGAATTACATCGCCGAATGCGAGGAGCGTTTTGGTATGGACCGCGTGGAAGAGTTGCTAGATTCGTGCCATGCGCTCATGAATTACGGCGTGGATCGCTACAAACGGCCGCAAAAGCTTTCTCTCGAACGCGAAGCTGCCATGCGCCGGGAACGCGAGGCTTATCTGCAGTCCCAGGTAAATGAGCTGTGGCGCACGCTGCCCAAGCAGCAAATGCCCGTTGCCGAGGAAATCGACGAGCGCTTTCCGCCGGAGCCGCAGGAAAACCTGCTGTACTTCGCTGAAAAGAACTCGCCGCTGCTCGAACCGTGGGAGCGGGAAGTCATACGCATTGTGCGCAAGATCGGGCAGTACTTCTACCCGCAGCGGCAAACCCAGGTCATGAACGAAGGCTGGGCCACGTTCTGGCATTACACGCTGCTCAACACGCTCTATACGCAGGGCAAGCTCGAAGACGGCTTCATGATGGAGTTCCTGCATTCGCACAGCAACGTGATCTATCAGCCGCCGGTGACGAAGCCGTATTACAGCGGCATCAATCCGTATGCGCTCGGTTTTTCGATGATGAGCGACATTCGCCGCATCTGCGAGAATCCCACGGAGGAGGACCGCAAGTGGTTCCCGGAACTGGCCGGCAGTCCGTGGCTCAAGGCGCTGCACTATGCGATGCGCAACTTCAAGGACGAGAGTTTTATCGCGCAATATTTGTCGCCGCATTTGATCCGCGAAATGCGGCTTTTCTCGGTGCTGGACGACGACATGCGCGATGCGCTCGAAGTTTCGGCCATCCACGACGATAGCGGCTACCAGTACGTGCGCCAGGCGCTTTCGCGTCAGTACGACATGCATCACCGCGAGCCGAATATCCAGGTGTGGTCGGTGAACACTCGCGGCGATCGCAGCCTCACGCTGCGTCATTTTATGAGCGATAACCGTCATCTTTCGGGCGACACCGACGAAGTGCTGCGCCATATGGCGCGCCTGTGGCAGTTCGACGTGTTCCTCGAAAGCGTGGACGAGAACGGCACGGTCCGAAAACGCTACGAATGCCGTTATATGCCGCCGCCGATTCGGGTATAGCCATCTCGCTGCGTCACGCGATTGAGCGTATAAGTCATGAGGCCAGCCTGCGGGCTGGCCTCTTTCATTGATGCGCGTGCAACGACCTTGCCATCGAACACGTACAGGAGCACTCACGCGCGCTAACATACGTCGCCAGTCAACCCGCAGCAAAAACCACCGCACGTAGAGGCGGATTTCGAAAGGATGGCGTAATGGCGTTTGAACTGTTTCGCGGCGTGCGGCCGCTTTCTCGCGCGTCAGCATTGCGCGACGCGCTCGCCGGTGTGCAACTTGCCTCGATGAACGTGCCGCAATTGCTCGGCTAC belongs to Paraburkholderia flagellata and includes:
- a CDS encoding SpoVR family protein; the protein is MTTRHLHNEARGYQPERRKTSGHEKGHHGEHDGERKPDHREDAEAPGHAAGAARHKEHGLAQQREVQMNVADKRPLPCPSDWTFELIEEYDTHISHVAEQYELDVYPIQLELISAEQMMDAYASVGMPVNYRHWSFGKHFLSTEKSYRRGQMGLAYEIVINSNPCIAYLMEENTMTMQALVIAHAAYGHNSFFKGNYLFRLWTDAHAIIDYLVYAKNYIAECEERFGMDRVEELLDSCHALMNYGVDRYKRPQKLSLEREAAMRREREAYLQSQVNELWRTLPKQQMPVAEEIDERFPPEPQENLLYFAEKNSPLLEPWEREVIRIVRKIGQYFYPQRQTQVMNEGWATFWHYTLLNTLYTQGKLEDGFMMEFLHSHSNVIYQPPVTKPYYSGINPYALGFSMMSDIRRICENPTEEDRKWFPELAGSPWLKALHYAMRNFKDESFIAQYLSPHLIREMRLFSVLDDDMRDALEVSAIHDDSGYQYVRQALSRQYDMHHREPNIQVWSVNTRGDRSLTLRHFMSDNRHLSGDTDEVLRHMARLWQFDVFLESVDENGTVRKRYECRYMPPPIRV
- a CDS encoding LacI family DNA-binding transcriptional regulator, which codes for MATIKDVAAVAGVSFTTVSHVVNNSRPVSADVRAKVERAIRDLNYVPSAVARSLKARATATVGLLVPNGTNPYFAELARGVEDACARKGYCVFFCNSDDDPAKQRSYLRVLQEKRIDGLIVASAGDDAVLASTLADTREPIVVIDRNIEGLDADLVQIDHERGAWLATRHLLELGHSRIGCITGPVTTAVSAMRMHGFLRAMSERGVEIAPGAIVESDFSGAGGYRAAAQLFDSVRPTAIFAGNDMMGIGALRAAAERGLRVPGDCSIIGFDDIELGNFTWPALSTVGQPARALGDMAALTLIERIANTREEGAQARRRVMPPTLFARESTGPLVGAGEYAPLAA
- a CDS encoding YeaH/YhbH family protein, with protein sequence MLHQIIDRRLAGKNKSIANRERFLRRVKNYIRHAVSEAVRDRSIKDIQSNQSITIPRKDIAEPSFRHGPGGKREMVHPGNEDYIRGDRIPRPQGGGGGGGSQASNEGEGQDDFVFELSREEFMQYFFDDLELPRLVKTHLMAVPTWKSIRAGWAAEGTPNNIDVVRSLRSALGRRIALGAPLVNELHELEEQLETLKADPADRREEIALLEEQIHHLRGRIWRIPFIDPFDLRYVNRVKQPQPSSQAVMFCLMDVSGSMDEQRKDLSKRFFILLYLFLKRNYEKIEVVFIRHHTRAEEVDEDTFFHSTESGGTVVSSALELMKKVIEDRYSPSDWNIYGAQASDGDNWTDDSPKCRKILADDILPQVRYFAYIQVTPEEQNLWLEYAQLALTEPHLAMKKVDTAADIYPVFRELFEKQVEHS
- the rbsK gene encoding ribokinase, whose amino-acid sequence is MTTDAAKPTGARARVAVVGSLNMDLVARAPRLPAPGETLAGSAFAQVAGGKGGNQAVAAARLGAQVAMIGQVGADSNGEVLRAGLVAEGIDCGALETSPGAPTGVALIIVDDASQNAIVIVAGSNGEVTPDTIARHEAVLAQADVVVCQLETPTDAVAAALAAARRLGKVTILNPAPATGPLPAQWLALIDYLVPNELEAATLTGLPASTPEEAAQAALALREAGARNVLVTLGAQGVCALLDGAAPAHLPAPRVNAVDTTAAGDTFIGALAARLAAGAPALESIAFALHAASVSVTRAGAQPSIPTLAELAG
- a CDS encoding methyl-accepting chemotaxis protein, translating into MGKGISIKARIGITMGFLATLIVAISAVGLLGLTRSNDAYRETFTDQMPSSHAVNLAEIYAARERLALDRAAFELGTPDAAATIERAHMLRGVSDDFWKKYMALQHDSEEARLAQDVAARREALHQIADQFSVTVQSGDQAKVTAGAKALKEAYDGLSKADAVLDKFQMTQAQQGFDDAQAAFSQLRIACIAALLVGIGAAAYSFFSLRRAIAEPLGEALGAFHAIAAGDLRRPVVVRRNDEMGELLGGVAQMQRSLTETVRSVRSGTESIATATREIAAGNLDLSSRTEEQASALQETASSMEQLTGTVKQNADNARQASALAANASEIANKGSSVVNQVVGTMGDINDSSAKIADIITIIEGIAFQTNILALNAAVEAARAGEEGRGFAVVAGEVRSLAQRSSAAAKEIKGLIDTSVERVQAGSALVDEAGHTMTEIIAAVQRVTDIMGEIAAASQEQSGGIDQVARAVTQMDEATQQNAALVEEAAAAAQSLEDQAGRLREAVAVFSLDDAALGAPPAQTARSVARTASVSRSVARPASAGGASAAPAKRAPRSTPAAAQPAARPAAAPSAPVSAVASGTGSNGDWETF
- a CDS encoding 2-keto-4-pentenoate hydratase, which produces MTHDDLAQRLVNARRHHHLIETLEPERVPPDAATAYAIQQAVLAGLETTTGGWKVGARAPGSPASGAPIPAPLVHASPARFERRHFFRVLVELEIAFRFSEPIVPRAEAYARDEVLARVGQILPAIEIVDSRFAQWPNVAPLAQLADAQNNGALVTGHALPYSALARVLDFVAPELELTFDGASLVPEAPGNPAGDPRELLVWFVNHCAAMGITIEPDWTITTGTYVGAHRIDAPGLLHGHIDGLGEVEVEFV
- a CDS encoding PrkA family serine protein kinase, coding for MDIYSSFATRFEKTREEEFSLEEYLALCKEDPNAYATAGERMLTAIGEPEQIDTRNDPRLSRIFANKVIKVYPAFREFYGMEDVIEQVVAYFRHAAQGLEEKKQILYLLGPVGGGKSSIAERLKQLMERVPFYSIKGSPVNESPLGLFDYDEDGPILEEQYGIPRRYLRSILSPWAVKRLHEYNGDIRKFRVVRRFPSILRQIGIAKTEPGDENNQDISSLVGKVDIRKLEQYAQDDADAYSYSGGLCLANQGLLEFVEMFKAPIKVLHPLLTATQEGNFKGTEGFGAIPFNGIILAHSNESEWKAFRNNRNNEALLDRIFVVKVPYCLRYSEEMKIYEKLLRNSSLAEAVCAPGTLKMMAQMSVLTRLQEPENSSLFSKMQVYDGENLKDTDPKAKSYQEYRDFAGVDEGMNGVSTRFAFKILSRVFNFDSTEVAANPVHLMYVLEQQIEREQFPPETEQKYLSFVKDVLASRYAEFIGKEIQTAYLESYSEYGQNIFDRYVTYADFWIQDQEFRDHDTGESFDRAALNAELEKIEKPAGISNPKDFRNEIVNFVLRARAANAGKNPAWISYEKLRVVIEKKMFSNTEELLPVISFNAKGSAEEQRKHEDFVNRMVAKGYTPKQVRLLCDWYLRVRKSS